One stretch of Juglans microcarpa x Juglans regia isolate MS1-56 chromosome 3D, Jm3101_v1.0, whole genome shotgun sequence DNA includes these proteins:
- the LOC121256681 gene encoding uncharacterized protein LOC121256681 isoform X11, translated as MEVWGKYGCDNVELRAFCSKHSDVLESSSSSHAGDPSLAVGGDSNVANHLPVAVSVNKSPKLKINGRNGDNDAAHMGTSDTISDKSGDSEVQQIECSNFGVNAKIMLECGDAQQLINVGELERSNEDVNLYASLDVALILKKLIDQGKFNVQDVALEIGISPDSLTATLSDVGMVPDLQSKIFKWLRNHTHISTLQKNLKVKANSANSCEDEVGTAFESDVLTVSESHIPDPVTVKSVPLRRRTKSNIRISKDNKLICSSDDILSDNGMVMDRIKVDPICSRDPYNNSSKSSISNAAEKDSNEADEAEDSLPKCSPKCEVFFRGVSFDTNSIFWTGNAARTSNCNLPERVQLEEVASPGQNAPMNGEHINSVVSDIMKTEAVSSFYIHPYISKKLLQMELGMLLKNPRNNFDASRESELSRLEASSNASVCCNHLNQDSKCNNMICKSDGLHLDQLITAMKMGVLDSSPEDEVEGEIIYFQHRLLGNAVARKQFTDNLICNVAKNLPQEIDMARWQRWDSVLVNQYLGDLREAKKQGRKERKHKEAQAVLAAATAAAAASSRISSFRKDAYDDPAQQESSMSLNTSNSGRSGISTQLMPRKETLSRLATPRISLEKQTDFVNSTSDLSKEHPRSCDVCRRSETLLNPILVCSSCKVAVHLSCYRSVKESTGPWYCELCEELLSSRNYGAPTVNVWEKHFFVVECGLCRGTTGAFRKSSNGEWVHAFCAEWVFESTFRRGQVNQVEGMGTILKEADVCYICRRKLGVCIRCNYGNCQATFHPTCARSAGLYMNIKNLGGKFQHKAYCEKHSLEQRAKAETQEHGIEEFKRIKQIRVELERLRLICERIIRREKKKRELVLSSHDILACKRDHVARSLLVHSPFFLPEVSSESATTSLKGHTDGYKSCSDAIQRSDDVTVDSTVSVKHRVKVPVSMDSDLKTDDDSSTSQIFLTRKLTERAPFSGKQIPHRPSVASPNLSDDAGWRSKSRKFAIADPRSRCWGWLRNLEEVWLLHHACNNFWVEKCMWSGPQGFQLTCCSTDEGGCCVKGEYDNLERRLRTLFIYIWLH; from the exons ATGGAGGTCTGGGGAAAATATGGATGTGATAAT GTTGAATTAAGGGCTTTTTGCTCAAAGCACTCTGATGTACTGGAGAGTAGCAGCAGTTCACATGCAGGTGATCCCTCTTTGGCTGTTGGTGGTGACTCCAATGTTGCTAACCATCTTCCTGTGGCAGTCTCTGTGAACAAGTCACCCAAGTTGAAGATCAATGGCCGAAATGGAGATAACGATGCAGCCCATATGGGAACGTCTGATACTATCTCTGATAAGTCAGGTGATAGTGAAGTACAACAGATAGAGTGTTCCAATTTTGGAGTAAATGCCAAGATTATGTTGGAATGTGGTGACGCACAGCAACTCATTAATGTGGGAGAACTTGAGAGGAGCAATGAGGATGTTAACCTATATGCATCCCTTGATGTTGCACTGATTTTGAAGAAG TTGATTGATCAAGGAAAATTCAATGTGCAAGATGTAGCATTGGAGATTGGCATTTCACCTGATTCATTAACAGCAACACTCTCT GATGTTGGCATGGTTCCTGACTTACAAAGCAAAATATTCAAATGGCTTAGAAATCACACTCATATAAGTACCTTACAGAAGAATTTGAAAGTTAAAGCAAATTCAGCAAATTCATGTGAGGATGAAGTTGGGACAGCTTTTGAATCTGATGTGTTAACAGTATCGGAGTCTCATATTCCAGATCCTGTTACTGTTAAGTCAGTACCCCTACGGAGAAGAACCAAAAGCAACATTAGGATTTCGAaggataacaaattaatatgttCGTCAGATGATATTTTGAGTGACAATGGAATGGTGATGGATAGGATTAAAGTAGATCCAATCTGCAGCAGAGATCCATATAATAATTCAAGTAAATCATCAATCTCCAATGCTGCTGAAAAG GACTCCAATGAGGCTGATGAGGCTGAAGATTCTTTGCCGAAGTGTTCACCTAAATGTGAAG TGTTTTTTCGTGGGGTCTCCTTTGATACAAATAGCATTTTTTGGACAGGCAATGCAGCTAGAACCTCAAATTGCAACCTTCCCGAGAGGGTTCAATTGGAGGAGGTTGCCAGTCCTGGGCAGAATGCTCCAATGAATGGAGAGCATATAAATTCAGTAGTCTCTGATATCAT GAAAACCGAAGCAGTTTCTAGTTTTTACATCCACCCATATATTAGCAAGAAATTATTGCAGATGGAATTGGGGATGCTTTTaaagaatccaagaaacaaTTTTGATG CTTCAAGGGAGAGTGAACTCTCTCGGTTGGAGGCTTCTTCCAATGCCAGTGTTTGCTGTAATCACCTAAATCAAGATTCAAAGTGCAATAACATGATTTGCAAATCTGATGGATTACATTTAGACCAGTTGATTACGGCTATGAAAATGGGAGTTTTAGACTCATCTCCAGAAGATGAAGTGGAaggagaaattatttattttcagcaTAGGTTACTAGGCAATGCGGTTGCAAGAAAGCAGTTTACAG ATAACTTAATTTGTAACGTTGCTAAGAATTTACCACAGGAGATTGACATGGCACGGTGGCAAAGATGGGACTCTGTGCTTGTTAATCAGTATCTTGGTGACCTTAGAGAGGCCAAAAAACAGGGTAGGAAAGAGAGAAAGCATAAGGAAGCACAAGCCGTGCTGGCTGCTGCaactgctgctgctgcagcaTCCTCTAGGATTTCGTCATTTAGGAAAGATGCGTATGATGACCCAGCTCAACAGGAG aGTTCAATGAGTTTGAATACCTCTAATAGTGGGAGGTCTGGCATCAGCACGCAGTTGATGCCTCGGAAAGAGACGCTTTCAAGGCTTGCTACCCCAAGGATTTCATTAGAAAAACAAACTGATTTTGTTAATTCAACATCTGATCTTTCTAAGGAACATCCTAGATCGTGTGATGTCTGCCGTCGGTCTGAGACATTACTAAATCCGATATTAGTCTGTTCGAGTTGCAAG GTTGCTGTTCACTTGAGTTGCTATCGTAGTGTTAAAGAATCTACTGGGCCATGGTACTGTGAATTATGTGAAGAGTTATTATCATCTAGAAACTATGGAGCTCCAACTGTCAATGTTTGGGAGAAGCACTTTTTTGTTGTGGAATGTGGTTTATGTCGTGGCACAACTGGTGCTTTTAGGAAGTCTTCAAATGGTGAATGGGTCCATGCCTTTTGTGCCGAG TGGGTCTTTGAATCAACATTCAGAAGGGGCCAAGTGAATCAAGTTGAAGGAATG GGGACAATTTTGAAGGAGGCTGATGTTTGCTATATCTGCCGTCGCAAACTTGGTGTCTGCATAAGG TGTAACTATGGTAACTGCCAGGCCACATTTCATCCAACATGTGCCAGGAGCGCTGGCCTATACATGAATATAAAGAATTTGGGTGGAAAGTTTCAGCACAAGGCTTACTGTGAAAAGCATAGCTTGGAGCAGAGGGCAAAG GCTGAGACCCAAGAACATGGGATTGAGGAGTTTAAGAGAATCAAGCAAATTAGG GTTGAATTAGAGAGGTTACGCCTTATCTGTGAGAGAATAATCAGACGTGAAAAAAAGAAG CGGGAGTTGGTTTTGTCTTCACATGATATACTCGCTTGTAAAAGAGATCATGTTGCTCGTTCTCTGCTTGTTCATAGTCCCTTTTTCCTTCCTGAAGTTAGTTCTGAATCAGCTACAACATCCCTTAAAGGGCACACTGATGGGTATAAATCATGCAGTGATGCAATCCAAAGATCAGATGATGTTACTGTCGATAGCACAGTTTCTGTCAAGCACCGGGTTAAAGTTCCTGTGTCCATGGACAGTGACCTGAAGACAGATGATGACAGTTCGACATCCCAAATTTTTCTGACCAGAAAGCTTACAGAGAGGGCACCGTTTTCTGGGAAGCAGATTCCTCATAGGCCTTCTGTTGCATCTCCTAATCTTTCGGATGATGCCGGATGGAGGTCAAAATCTAGAAAG TTTGCCATTGCAGATCCAAGAAGCAGGTGTTGGGGATGGCTTAGAAATCTGGAGGAGGTATGGTTGTTGCATCATGCATGTAATAATTTCTGGGTTGAAAAATGTATGTGGTCAGGGCCCCAAGGATTTCAACTCACTTGTTGCAGTACGGATGAGGGTGGCTGCTGCGTAAAGGGTGAGTATGACAATCTGGAAAGGAGGCTGCGGACcctcttcatatatatatggcttCACTAG